From a region of the Rhipicephalus microplus isolate Deutch F79 chromosome X, USDA_Rmic, whole genome shotgun sequence genome:
- the LOC142775735 gene encoding uncharacterized protein LOC142775735, whose amino-acid sequence MARKERSAVTSSVQSVLRLSVPVSRPAKPQQRDLVILTKGSTAGNRGHTKMREWADENAPRDGDTLLFEDLADQDSKPPACMNSGMPAGRQVFSEFKKSEEVYGGFSCTEGPIGHLDPVGLPVRPMYHKACVNGGTTDLQNDEIHAANISMQQKIMNLKQELDAERHRCAQLVKKEQREWEEVEALKREVLKIRMELQLLRRQVNNRSSSSDHAAETNEMVILERSTLVAEHSTLKQPVSNSHVEDVASGQAHEVDMPPDTPSADQVSGAACAESTQSGGSLRTVDAVVVGVPAAPFEVFSEPTDKGVLACGAPLPPNDDAPEEVDNDRNGLPADCIPPEISTRAKYLDFTFAPSKSFTLQFTSTPCATYRTVPKVGEYFTLNDLTALVQDVAISDPSASSTAQLPSVEPLAKPPEPDEQLAPTSPSPCAA is encoded by the coding sequence ATGGCTCGTAAAGAAAGAAGTGCTGTGACGAGTTCCGTGCAGAGCGTACTGAGGCTGTCAGTACCCGTCTCCAGGCCAGCCAAGCCGCAGCAGCGTGACCTGGTAATACTGACAAAAGGctcaacggcaggcaaccgaggCCACACGAAGATGCGCGAGTGGGCCGATGAGAACGCTCCAAGAGATGGTGACACCCTACTGTTTGAGGACCTGGCAGATCAAGACAGTAAGCCTCCTGCGTGCATGAATAGCGGGATGCCAGCCGGTCGGCAAGTTTTCAGCGAATTCAAGAAGTCTGAAGAAGTGTACGGTGGCTTCAGCTGTACCGAAGGGCCCATTGGTCACCTCGACCCCGTAGGTCTGCCGGTGCGGCCAATGTATCACAAGGCGTGTGTGAACGGGGGCACCACAGATTTGCAAAATGATGAAATCCACGCGGCGAATATTTCGATGCAGCAAAAGATAATGAATTTGAAACAGGAGCTAGACGCAGAGCGACATCGGTGCGCGCAGCTGGTGAAGAAAGAACAACGCGAATGGGAAGAGGTGGAGGCGCTCAAGCGAGAGGTGCTGAAAATTCGTATGGAGCTGCAGCTGTTGCGCCGCCAGGTGAACAACAGGAGTAGCAGTAGCGACCACGCTGCGGAGACTAACGAGATGGTAATTTTGGAACGGAGCACTCTGGTTGCTGAGCACTCCACCCTGAAACAGCCTGTTTCAAACAGCCACGTTGAAGATGTAGCCAGTGGGCAAGCTCACGAAGTGGACATGCCACCTGACACACCGAGTGCTGACCAGGTGAGCGGAGCTGCTTGTGCCGAAAGCACCCAGAGTGGTGGAAGCTTGCGCACAGTTGATGCTGTCGTAGTGGGTGTTCCAGCAGCTCCATTTGAGGTGTTCTCTGAGCCCACCGACAAAGGAGTGCTTGCCTGTGGTGCACCTCTGCCACCAAACGATGATGCTCCTGAAGAGGTGGACAACGATCGAAACGGGCTGCCAGCGGATTGTATCCCACCAGAGATTTCCACGCGGGCGAAGTATCTTGACTTCACCTTTGCCCCGTCGAAAAGTTTCACCTTACAGTTCACATCGACACCCTGTGCAACTTACCGCACAGTGCCCAAGGTGGGTGAATATTTCACGTTGAATGATTTGACTGCCCTTGTGCAGGATGTTGCCATCAGCGATCCGTCTGCCTCTTCTACTGCACAGCTCCCATCAGTGGAGCCCCTTGCAAAGCCACCTGAACCAGATGAGCAACTAGCACCAACCAGCCCCTCACCGTGTGCTGCATGA